GCTCGGCGCGGTCCTGTGCGTGCGCTATCCCGCGCTGCTGACGATGCCGGAGCTGCGCGAGCTCTATCCGCTGGCCTCGATCCGGGCGGCGATGCACGTCGTGATGATCGTGGCCTTCGCGCTCGGGCTGGTGAACATCATGCTGGGCCGGCACGCCGCGCTGGGCGGCGCGGCCATGGCCTGCGTGCTGGCGGCGGTCCTGCTCGGCGGCTGGAAGGTCGAGCCGGTCGGCGAGCTGACCAGCGGCGTCTACCTCGGCCTCGACTGGTTCCTGCTCAACCTGATCGCCTTCTCCGTCGTCTGGATACCGATCGAGCGGCTATGGGGGCGGCTCACCGACCAGGCGGTGTTCCGCGAGGAATGGAAGGTCGATCTGTTCTATTTCTTCCTCAGCGGCCTGGCGATCCAGTTCCTCGCCTACGTCACGCTGAAGCCGGCGATGACCCTGTTCGAGAACACCGACTGGCGGCTGCTGCACGAATGGGTCGAGTCGCAGTGGCTGCCGCTGCAGTTCCTCGAGATCATGATCGTCACCGACCTGGTGCAGTACGGCGTGCACTACGCCTTCCACCGCGTGCCGTTCCTGTGGCGGTTCCACGCCGTGCACCACTGCGCGGCGAACATGGACTGGCTGGCGGGTTCGCGCCTGCACCTGCTCGACATGCTGACGGTGCGCGCGACCACCGCCATACCCATGATCATGCTGGGCTTCGCCGACACCGCGGTCTACGCCTACCTGAGCTGGGTGACGTTCCAGGCGACCCTGGCGCACGCCAACGTGCGGTGGAATTTCGGGCCGTTGAAATACGTGCTGACCACGCCGCAGTTCCACCACTGGCACCACGCCGCCGACCAGGAAGGCATCGACAAGAACTTCGCCATCCACCTGCCGATGATCGACAAGGTGTTCGGCACGTTCTACCTGCCGGAGGGCAAGTGGCCGACCGCCTACGGCATCGCGCCCGATCCTGTGCCCAAGGGCTTCTTCAAGCAGTTCCTCTACCCGTTCTTCCCGCGCGCGCTGGAACGGAAATAGGCGGCGGGCGGACACGGCGCGATCAGATCGGGTCGTCCCGTCATCGCACCTGCCGGCGACCTGTCCATTCTGTCATCCCGAGCGCGGCGAGGGATCCAGGGTCCGCGCCTGGATCCCTCGCCGCGCTCGGGATGACGGTGAGAGAACGGAAGGCCGAAGGTGTAGCCGGGCGAAACGCGTCACCCGAACTTCGGGATCTGCAGCGCCTGGCAGGCCATCAGCGCGTCGATCTCGCCCTGCGCGTAGCCGTATTCGCGCAGCACGTCGGGACCGTCGGCGCCGATCCGCGGCGCGTGCCGGCGGAACGAGGTCGGGGTTTTCGAGAAATCGAGCGGGCTGCCCACCGTCGTGATCGGCCCCTCGGTGGGATGCTCCCGCCGGGTGAAGAAACCCGTCGCCTTGAGGTGCTCGTCCTCCAGCACCTCCTCCAGCGTGTTGGCCGGCATGGCGGGAATGTCGGCCTCGTCGAACAGGCGCAGCCACTCCGCCGTGGCCCGCGGCTTCAGCAGCTCGGCCAGCACCTGGTAGAGCTCGTTGTAGTGCTGCGCGCGGGTGGGTCCGTCCTTGAAGCGCGGGTCGGCCGCGAGATCGGGCCGCTCCGCCAGCTCGAAGAAGCGCTCCCAGTGCTTGTCGGTGTAGGGCAGCGCGCAGATGTAGCCGTCCTTCGTGGGGAACGGCAGGCGGAACTTGTTGATGATGCGGTCGTAGCCCATCGTGCCGGTCGGCGGATCGAAGGTGCGGCCGAACAGGTGGTCGGTCAGCCAGAACGAGACCAGCGTCTCGAACATCGGCACCTCGACCATCTGGCCCTCGCCGGTCTTCTGGCGGTGCACCAGCGCGCCCAGCACCGCGATGGCGAGATGCAGGCCGGTGGTCTTGTCGGCCACCAGGCTGGGCATGAAGCGCGGCGGGCCGCCGTCGACCCGCGACTGCAGCGAGGCGGCGCCGCTGGCGCCCTGCACCAGATCGTCGAACGCCGGCTTGTGGCCGTACGGGCCGGAGCGCTTGTAGCCCAGCGAATAGGCGTAGATCAGGTCGGGCTTGACCTTGCGCAGATCGTCGTAGCCCAGCCCGAGCCGCTCGATCGCCTGCGGCCGGCTGTTGTGGATGAAGATGTCGGCGGTCTCGACCATCCGCTTCACGACCGCGACGGCCTCCGGCTTTTTCAGATCGAGGCACACCGAGCGCTTGTTGCGACCGGCGGCGATGTAGATCGGCCCCATCTTGGGCGACGGGCCCTTGCCGGAGTTGCGCAGCAGATCGCCCTCCGGCGGCTCGATCTTGACCACGTCGGCGCCCATGTCGGCGAGATGCTGCGTGGCGAACGGCCCCAGCAGCACCGCCGTCAGATCGACGATCTTGATCCCATCCAACGCGCCGGGCATGTCCCGCATTCCTTTCACTCAATGACGCATCACGGACGACCCAAAAGAAAGCGACGTCAGCGCCTCAGAGGTTAGTCGACCAATTCACTTCGTCGAAGCGGCCAGCACCGCGACTTCACCGATCGTAAGCACTCCATTCGAACGGCGGGCGTCGATCGGTATGCCCGATGACGAGAATGCGCGGCCGACGCGGCGTCGGGTCAACGACCTCCGTAACCTCCGGTGGGAAGTCCTCAACATCGCGCGCCCAAATTGCGATGCCGCAGATGACTGCGGCGATGGCGAAGGCAACGATGAGAGGTTTGCGCATATCGTACCGCCGCCCTCAGTACGATTTCGGCAGGCCCAGCACGCGCTCGGCGATGTAGCAGAGCACGAGCTGCTCGCTGACCGGCGCGATGCGCGCGATCATCACCTCGCGCAGGAAGCGCTCGACATGGAACTCCTTGGCGTAGCCGTAGCCGCCATGGGTCAGCACGGCGCGCTCGCAGGATTCCCACGCGGCGCGGCCGGCCAGCAGCTTGGCGGCGTTGGCCTCGGCGCCGCATTCCTTGCCGTTGTCGTAGAGCCACGCCGCCTTGAAGGTCAGCAGGTCGACGGCCTCGAGCTGGGCCCAGCTCTCGGCCAGCGGATGCTGGATCGCCTGGTTCTTGCCGATCGGCCGGCCGAACACCACGCGCTCCTTGGCGTACTGCGTCGCCTTGGCCAGCGCGGCGCGGCCGATGCCCACCGCCTCGGCCGCGATCAGCACGCGTTCCGGGTTCAGGCCGTGCAGGAGGTAGTGGAAGCCCTTGCCCTCCTCGCCGATGCGGTCCTCGAGCGGCACCTTCAGCCCGTCGATGAAGATCTGGTTGGTGTCGATCGCCTTGCGGCCCATCTTGTCGATCTCGCGCACCTCGATCTTCGAGCGGTCGAAATCGGTGTAGAACAGCGACAGCCCGTCGGTCGATTTGCGGCACTGCTCCTTCGGCGTGGTGCGCGCGATCAGCAGCATCTTGTCG
The genomic region above belongs to Rhodospirillales bacterium and contains:
- a CDS encoding sterol desaturase family protein; translation: MQTPIGRSLSAPAASRRLGSGWLSGTVALFLGLVSLGAVLCVRYPALLTMPELRELYPLASIRAAMHVVMIVAFALGLVNIMLGRHAALGGAAMACVLAAVLLGGWKVEPVGELTSGVYLGLDWFLLNLIAFSVVWIPIERLWGRLTDQAVFREEWKVDLFYFFLSGLAIQFLAYVTLKPAMTLFENTDWRLLHEWVESQWLPLQFLEIMIVTDLVQYGVHYAFHRVPFLWRFHAVHHCAANMDWLAGSRLHLLDMLTVRATTAIPMIMLGFADTAVYAYLSWVTFQATLAHANVRWNFGPLKYVLTTPQFHHWHHAADQEGIDKNFAIHLPMIDKVFGTFYLPEGKWPTAYGIAPDPVPKGFFKQFLYPFFPRALERK
- a CDS encoding CoA transferase, producing MPGALDGIKIVDLTAVLLGPFATQHLADMGADVVKIEPPEGDLLRNSGKGPSPKMGPIYIAAGRNKRSVCLDLKKPEAVAVVKRMVETADIFIHNSRPQAIERLGLGYDDLRKVKPDLIYAYSLGYKRSGPYGHKPAFDDLVQGASGAASLQSRVDGGPPRFMPSLVADKTTGLHLAIAVLGALVHRQKTGEGQMVEVPMFETLVSFWLTDHLFGRTFDPPTGTMGYDRIINKFRLPFPTKDGYICALPYTDKHWERFFELAERPDLAADPRFKDGPTRAQHYNELYQVLAELLKPRATAEWLRLFDEADIPAMPANTLEEVLEDEHLKATGFFTRREHPTEGPITTVGSPLDFSKTPTSFRRHAPRIGADGPDVLREYGYAQGEIDALMACQALQIPKFG
- a CDS encoding acyl-CoA/acyl-ACP dehydrogenase, with protein sequence MEFGFNEQQLAIRDSVAKLCTQFDDKYWLKKDKEGGFPHDFYKAMADAGWLGIAMPEEYGGSGLGITEAALLMQTVAASGAALQGASAIHLNIFGPNPIVVFGTEEQKKRILPDIIKGRVKGCFAVTEPDAGLNTTALETKAERAGNGYIVTGKKVWTTTAQIADKMLLIARTTPKEQCRKSTDGLSLFYTDFDRSKIEVREIDKMGRKAIDTNQIFIDGLKVPLEDRIGEEGKGFHYLLHGLNPERVLIAAEAVGIGRAALAKATQYAKERVVFGRPIGKNQAIQHPLAESWAQLEAVDLLTFKAAWLYDNGKECGAEANAAKLLAGRAAWESCERAVLTHGGYGYAKEFHVERFLREVMIARIAPVSEQLVLCYIAERVLGLPKSY